A region from the Haloarcula limicola genome encodes:
- a CDS encoding flippase, which translates to MSIQERIAAGFKATLAARVVHALANGALLLVLTRYLLDPGQYGLLYFAISVVGVAELFGTLGVPKATARYVNEYVERDATQVRYILRSSLAVITGIAVAVALVFTVASDLIASLLGRPEAAPLLAIGGLYVVGRSLFGYLKSAFQAFNRVTYSAVLTSINSVVRLLTAAGLVALGHGIAGAMIGYVVGFFVTVAVGLGLLYVRFYRTLPTDGSIEPDLRNRLLRYSVPTAATRASVVVDSKMDTVLVGVLATPAAVGFYTLARQIADLCIAPAQSLGFTITPTLGEQSAAENRDRAGDIYASSLRNVLLLYVPAAFGLAVVAEPTVRYVVGSDYLGAVPLIRLYGLFVVVRAVHKITGSALDYLGLARVRAVARGVSAACNVGLNVLLIPPLGALGAGIATVITYGAYTLVNVYYIHRELPFDATAIGSHLARVLAIAAVMAGAVMTVMPHVTGLLTLAGAIVVGGGVWAGLSVASGLLKPRAVLAFMS; encoded by the coding sequence ATGAGCATCCAGGAGCGCATCGCCGCGGGATTCAAGGCGACGCTCGCGGCGCGCGTCGTTCACGCGCTCGCGAACGGGGCGCTCCTGCTCGTTCTGACGCGGTACCTCCTCGACCCCGGCCAGTACGGCCTGCTCTACTTCGCCATCTCCGTCGTCGGCGTCGCGGAGCTGTTCGGTACGCTCGGCGTCCCGAAGGCGACGGCCCGCTACGTCAACGAGTACGTGGAGCGGGACGCGACGCAGGTCCGCTACATACTCCGATCGTCGCTCGCCGTCATCACCGGCATCGCCGTCGCCGTCGCGCTGGTCTTCACGGTGGCCAGCGACCTCATCGCGTCGCTGCTCGGCCGACCGGAGGCCGCGCCGCTGCTGGCGATCGGCGGCCTCTACGTCGTCGGCCGCTCCCTCTTCGGCTACCTGAAGTCGGCCTTTCAGGCGTTCAACCGCGTCACCTACAGCGCCGTTCTGACCAGCATCAACAGCGTCGTGCGACTGCTGACCGCCGCCGGGCTGGTCGCGCTCGGTCACGGCATCGCCGGGGCGATGATCGGCTACGTCGTCGGCTTCTTCGTCACCGTCGCCGTCGGACTCGGTCTCCTGTACGTCCGGTTCTACCGGACGCTGCCGACCGACGGGTCGATAGAGCCCGACCTCCGAAACCGGCTGCTCCGGTACAGCGTCCCGACGGCGGCGACGCGAGCGAGCGTCGTCGTCGACAGCAAGATGGACACCGTCCTCGTCGGCGTGCTGGCGACGCCGGCGGCCGTGGGTTTCTACACGCTCGCCCGCCAGATAGCCGATCTCTGTATCGCGCCCGCGCAGTCGCTCGGATTCACTATCACGCCGACGCTGGGCGAGCAGTCCGCCGCCGAGAACCGCGATCGAGCGGGCGACATCTACGCCTCGTCGCTCCGGAACGTCCTCCTGCTGTACGTGCCCGCGGCGTTCGGCCTCGCCGTCGTCGCCGAACCGACCGTCCGGTACGTCGTCGGTTCCGACTACCTCGGCGCGGTGCCGCTGATCCGACTCTACGGCCTCTTCGTCGTCGTTCGGGCGGTCCACAAGATAACCGGCTCGGCTCTCGACTATCTCGGGTTGGCTCGCGTCCGAGCGGTCGCCAGAGGCGTCAGCGCCGCCTGTAACGTCGGTCTGAACGTCCTCCTCATCCCCCCGCTCGGCGCGCTCGGGGCCGGGATCGCGACGGTGATAACGTACGGCGCCTACACGCTGGTCAACGTCTACTACATCCACCGCGAGCTCCCCTTCGACGCGACGGCGATCGGCAGCCACCTCGCGCGCGTCCTCGCCATCGCCGCCGTCATGGCCGGTGCCGTGATGACGGTGATGCCCCACGTCACCGGCCTCCTCACGCTCGCGGGGGCTATCGTCGTCGGCGGCGGCGTCTGGGCCGGACTGTCCGTTGCCAGCGGCCTGCTCAAGCCCCGCGCCGTCCTCGCCTTCATGAGCTGA
- a CDS encoding formyltransferase family protein: MPSVAFMGSHPLGERCLELLTDDGAFDVELVVTYGPDEDTWWDGCLYDTAESLGHAVVTREDERDVLDLDIDYLLSVYYPNILGEELLGHPNVAPLNLHQAELPRYRGSNVFSHAILNAREDDHWKYGTTFHVMAPEVDAGDIVARAFVPIRETDTARTLYDRVTEKSVELFREQLPLMREKRVRELATPQSEFDGERYFYTKQSLDGEKEIPVERLAATDDDTQLEVYDKIRALDFPPFQPAYTTLGGHRVQLTATSYEDLFEDAPVPDFEVDAPEESTPLAQD; the protein is encoded by the coding sequence ATGCCATCAGTCGCGTTCATGGGGAGTCACCCCCTCGGCGAACGATGCCTCGAACTGCTCACCGACGACGGCGCCTTCGACGTGGAACTGGTCGTCACTTACGGTCCCGACGAGGACACCTGGTGGGACGGCTGTCTGTACGACACCGCCGAGTCACTCGGGCACGCCGTCGTCACGCGCGAGGACGAGCGGGACGTGCTCGACCTCGACATCGACTACCTGCTCTCGGTCTACTACCCGAACATCCTCGGCGAGGAACTGCTCGGTCATCCGAACGTCGCGCCGCTGAACCTCCACCAGGCGGAGCTACCGCGCTACCGGGGAAGCAACGTCTTCAGCCACGCCATCCTGAACGCCCGCGAAGACGACCACTGGAAGTACGGCACCACGTTCCACGTCATGGCTCCGGAGGTCGACGCCGGCGATATCGTCGCCCGCGCGTTCGTCCCCATCCGCGAGACCGATACCGCTCGCACCCTGTACGACCGCGTCACCGAGAAGTCCGTCGAGCTGTTCCGCGAACAGCTCCCGTTGATGCGGGAGAAGCGCGTCCGCGAGCTTGCGACCCCGCAGTCCGAGTTCGACGGCGAGCGCTACTTCTACACCAAACAGAGCCTCGACGGCGAGAAGGAGATCCCGGTCGAGCGACTGGCGGCGACCGACGATGACACGCAACTGGAAGTGTACGACAAGATCCGTGCGCTCGACTTCCCGCCGTTCCAGCCGGCGTACACGACGCTCGGCGGCCACCGCGTCCAGCTGACCGCCACGTCCTACGAGGACCTCTTCGAGGACGCGCCGGTCCCCGACTTCGAGGTCGACGCGCCCGAGGAGTCGACGCCGCTCGCGCAGGACTGA
- a CDS encoding lipid II:glycine glycyltransferase FemX, with amino-acid sequence MRVERLTLSEWGDALPNTGYEVFHRPAALSVVERYADGDLVLFGGFKGDQPVGLLPVVETTRTVGRTLMSPPPGMNIPRLGPIVMPTSPKQRKRERVNKKFVESVLEEIGAMGPLSLVRLLTPRQYGDPRPFQWADFDLTTQFTYVVDLAETDAETVLESFSKSLRRDIRRGRESDVTVSVEGLDAAEDIYRTTRDRYADQNRGFSLSWPYVRDLVTELGDDARTYVARSADGEFLSGVTVLYGPDTAYFWQGGAKTDHDGIVVNSLIHWRVIKDILADPTFEGVTEYDLMGANTRRLCDYKGKFAGELVPYYTIETDSAAMNIAKSAFMAVTR; translated from the coding sequence ATGCGAGTCGAACGACTGACGCTCTCCGAGTGGGGGGACGCGCTACCGAACACTGGCTACGAGGTGTTTCACAGACCGGCGGCGCTCTCCGTCGTCGAGCGCTACGCCGACGGCGATCTCGTCCTCTTCGGCGGGTTCAAGGGCGACCAACCGGTCGGCTTACTCCCCGTCGTCGAGACGACCAGAACCGTCGGCCGGACGCTCATGTCCCCGCCGCCGGGCATGAACATCCCCCGCCTCGGCCCGATCGTGATGCCGACCAGCCCGAAACAGCGCAAGCGAGAGCGCGTGAACAAGAAGTTCGTCGAGTCGGTGCTGGAAGAGATCGGCGCGATGGGGCCGCTGTCGCTGGTCCGACTCCTGACGCCGCGACAGTACGGCGACCCGCGCCCGTTCCAGTGGGCCGACTTCGACCTCACGACGCAGTTCACGTACGTGGTCGACCTCGCCGAGACCGACGCCGAGACGGTCCTCGAATCCTTCTCGAAGAGCCTCCGGCGCGACATCCGCCGGGGTCGAGAGAGCGACGTCACCGTCTCCGTCGAGGGGCTGGACGCCGCCGAGGACATCTATCGGACGACGCGGGACCGCTACGCCGACCAGAACCGCGGCTTCTCGCTGTCGTGGCCCTACGTCCGCGACCTCGTCACCGAACTCGGCGACGACGCGCGCACCTACGTCGCTCGGTCGGCCGACGGCGAGTTCCTCTCGGGCGTGACCGTCCTCTACGGCCCGGACACGGCGTACTTCTGGCAGGGCGGCGCGAAGACCGACCACGACGGCATCGTCGTCAACAGCCTCATCCACTGGCGCGTCATCAAGGACATCCTGGCCGACCCGACCTTCGAGGGCGTCACCGAGTACGACCTGATGGGCGCGAACACCCGACGGCTCTGTGATTACAAGGGCAAGTTCGCCGGCGAGCTGGTTCCCTACTACACGATCGAGACGGACAGCGCGGCGATGAACATCGCGAAGTCGGCGTTCATGGCGGTGACGAGGTGA
- a CDS encoding glycosyltransferase family 4 protein, translated as MRVLNLVTNEEAQFFRAQVEELERRGVELTTLSVPGRNRSESIDAEEDGERSILEYARFYPSVLANSLDSYDLIHANYGLTAPMAVAQPRLPVVLSLWGSDLMGKYGPVTKRFARFCDEVIVMSEGMAAEYDGDCLVIPHGVDLSVFRPIERAEAREALGWPRDERIVLFPYPPKRDVKNHPRAKRIVERASDRVDESVTLETATGVPHDRMPYYLNAADAMIMTSRREGSPNTVKEAMACNLPVVSTDVGDVRTRLDPVEPSTVSDDDHDLVAGLTEILERGERSTGREYAADIALERMGERIVAVYEKVLED; from the coding sequence TTGCGCGTCCTCAACCTCGTGACCAACGAGGAAGCGCAGTTCTTCCGCGCGCAGGTCGAGGAACTCGAACGCCGCGGCGTCGAGCTGACGACGCTGTCGGTCCCCGGTCGGAACCGCTCCGAGTCCATCGACGCCGAGGAGGACGGCGAGCGGTCGATACTGGAGTACGCCCGCTTCTACCCGTCGGTGCTTGCGAACTCGCTGGACAGCTACGACCTCATCCACGCCAACTACGGCCTGACCGCGCCGATGGCCGTCGCCCAGCCGCGATTGCCCGTCGTCCTCTCGCTGTGGGGATCGGACCTCATGGGCAAGTACGGCCCGGTCACCAAGCGGTTCGCGCGCTTCTGTGACGAGGTCATCGTCATGTCCGAGGGGATGGCGGCGGAGTACGACGGCGACTGTCTCGTCATCCCGCACGGCGTCGACCTCTCGGTGTTCCGCCCCATCGAGCGGGCCGAGGCGCGCGAAGCGCTCGGCTGGCCGCGGGACGAACGCATCGTCCTGTTCCCGTACCCGCCGAAGCGGGACGTGAAGAACCACCCGCGGGCGAAGCGCATCGTCGAGCGCGCGAGCGACCGCGTCGACGAGTCGGTCACGCTCGAGACGGCGACCGGCGTCCCGCACGACCGGATGCCGTACTACCTCAACGCCGCCGACGCGATGATCATGACCTCCCGCCGCGAGGGGTCGCCCAACACGGTCAAGGAGGCGATGGCCTGCAACCTCCCCGTCGTCTCGACCGACGTCGGCGACGTCCGGACCCGGCTCGACCCGGTCGAGCCCTCGACGGTCAGCGACGACGACCACGACCTCGTCGCCGGCCTCACGGAGATACTCGAACGCGGCGAGCGCTCGACCGGCCGCGAGTACGCCGCCGACATCGCCCTCGAACGGATGGGCGAGCGCATCGTCGCCGTCTACGAGAAAGTGCTGGAGGACTGA